One Hordeum vulgare subsp. vulgare chromosome 4H, MorexV3_pseudomolecules_assembly, whole genome shotgun sequence DNA window includes the following coding sequences:
- the LOC123449914 gene encoding peroxisomal membrane protein 11-1 — MGSLEATRVELGLAVLYLNKAEARDKICRAIQYGSKFISNGQPGTAQNVDKSTTLARKVFRLLKWVNDLHALISPAAKGTPLTLVLLGKSKNALLSTFLFLDQFVWLGRSGIYQNKERTDRIARISLYCWMASSVCASLVELGELKRLSKAMRKRAKELRGADKYEDEQYLGKMKQSDDRLLALVKAGMDVVVAVGLLQLAPKKVTPRVTGAFGFVTSLISCYQQLPARAPLAKVKA; from the exons ATGGGCTCGTTGGAGGCTACGAGGGTGGAGCTGGGCCTGGCGGTGCTGTACCTGAACAAGGCGGAGGCTCGGGACAAGATCTGCAGGGCCATCCAGTACGGCTCCAAGTTCATCAGCAACGGCCAGCCAGGCACCGCGCAGAACGTCGACAAGTCCACCACCTTGGCTCGCAAGGTCTTCAGGCTCCTCAAG TGGGTGAACGATCTTCATGCTCTCATCAGCCCAGCCGCCAAAGGCACCCCTCTCACACTGGTCCTGCTTGGGAAG TCCAAGAATGCTCTGCTGTCGACCTTCTTGTTCCTGGACCAGTTCGTGTGGCTAGGGAGATCGGGGATTTACCAG AACAAGGAGCGCACGGACCGCATCGCCAGGATATCCCTCTACTGCTGGATGGCCTCCTCCGTCTGTGCAAGCCTAGTTGAG CTTGGTGAGCTCAAGAGGCTATCCAAGGCGATGAGGAAGCGCGCCAAGGAGCTCAGGGGCGCTGACAAATACGAG gaCGAGCAGTACCTGGGGAAGATGAAGCAGTCGGACGACCGGCTGCTGGCGCTGGTGAAGGCGGGCATGGACGTGGTGGTGGCCGTGGGGCTGCTGCAGCTGGCGCCCAAGAAGGTCACCCCAAGGGTCACCGGGGCCTTCGGATTCGTCACCTCCCTCATCTCCTGCTACCAG CAACTCCCGGCCCGTGCCCCTTTGGCCAAAGTCAAGGCGTGA